The sequence ATCGCATTCAACGCCTTTTTCAGACCAACCTTTCATCTCAGCTAACAGTCTTTTGAACAGGTTAATGTTCAAGCCACCACACAAGCCACGGTCTGTAGAAACCACCAGATACCCAACACGCTTAACATCGCGCTCTTCCAGGTATGGATGTTTGTATTCCAGATTACCTAGCGCAAGGTGACCAATCACACTACGCATTGTTTCTGCATAAGGACGGCTGGCCGCCATGCGTTCCTGCGATTTACGCATTTTGGAGGCGGCGACCATCTCCATGGCTTTGGTGATCTTTTGCGTGTTTTGCACGCTGGCGATCTTGGAACGTATCTCTTTTGCGCCGGCCATTTCTGCTTCTCCTCATTGCCAGACGGCCTGCTTTCCTAATGAAAAGCAAGGCCGCATAGCGTTACCAGGACTGGGTTGCCTTAAATGTATCAAGGATGCCTTTCAGCTTTGCCTCGATCTCATCGTTATACGCGCCAGTTTGGTTGATTTGTTGCAGAAGCTCGGCATGCTCACGGTCAGCAAACGCCAACAGCGCAGCTTCAAAGCTACCTACCTTCGCCAACTCGATATCACCCAGATAACCACGTTCAGCTGCAAACAGAACCAGAGACTGCTGCGCAACAGACATCGGTGCGTATTGTTTCTGTTTCAGAAGCTCGGTCACTTTCTGACCATGGCTCAGCTGTTTACGTGTTGCATCATCCAAATCGGATGCGAACTGGGAGAACGCAGCAAGTTCACGATACTGTGCCAAAGCGGTACGGATACCACCGGACAGTTTTTTCATGATCTTGGTCTGCGCTGCACCACCCACACGAGATACGGAGATACCCGGGTTAACCGCAGGACGAATACCGGCGTTAAACAGGCTGGATTCCAGGAAGATCTGACCATCAGTAATCGAAATTACGTTGGTCGGAACGAACGCGGAAACGTCCCCTGCTTGAGTTTCAATGATTGGCAATGCGGTCAAAGAACCGGTTTTACCTTTCACTTCACCCTTGGTAAAGGCTTCAACGTAGTCTGCGTTAACACGCGCAGCACGCTCCAGCAAACGGGAGTGGAGGTAGAATACGTCGCCAGGATAAGCTTCACGACCTGGTGGACGACGGAGCAGCAAGGAGATTTGACGATATGCAACAGCCTGTTTAGACAGGTCATCATAAATAATCAGCGCATCTTCACCGCGGTCGCGGAAATATTCACCCATGGCACAACCGGAGTAAGGTGCCAGGTATTGCAATGCTGCAGATTCTGATGCGGTAGCGACAACCACAATGGTGTTCGCCAACGCGCCATGTTCTTCCAGTTTACGCACTACGTTTGCAACAGTAGAGGCTTTCTGGCCGATAGCAACATACACACATTTAATGCCGGAATCGCGCTGGTTGATGATCGCATCAATCGCCAGAGCAGTTTTACCTGTCTGACGGTCACCGATGATCAATTCACGCTGGCCACGACCGATTGGAATCATGGCATCGACTGATTTATAGCCAGTTTGAACAGGTTCATCAACGGATTGACGTTCGATAACGCCAGGCGCGATAGCTTCAACAGCTGAGAAGCCGTCATTTTCTACCGGACCTTTACCATCAATAGGTTCACCCAGAGTATTGACGACGCGACCCAACAGGCCACGACCGACTGGAACTTCCAGGATACGGCCAGTACATTTAACCTTCATGCCTTCAGCAAGATCGGCGTACGGCCCCATAACCACAGCACCTACGGAGTCGCGCTCCAGGTTCAGTGCGATTGCGTAACGGTTGCCAGGCAGTGCGATCATCTCGCCTTGCATTACATCGGCCAGACCGTGTACACGAATGATCCCGTCACTAACGGAAACAATAGTACCTTCATTGTGAGCTTCGCTCACTACATTGAACTGAGCAATGCGCTGCTTGATCAGTTCGCTGATTTCGGTGGAATTCAGTTGCATATGCTCCAGTCCCCTTAAGACTGCAAGACGTCTGCCAGGCGTTCAAGACGACCGCGAACGCTGCCATCTATCACCATATCGCCCGCACGTATTACTACGCCGGCCATTACAGACTTATCAATTTTGCAATTCAGCTTAACTTTGCGTGACAGACGTTTTTCCATCGCAGCGGCAATTTTAGCCAGCTGTTCGTCGTTCAATGGGCTCGCAGAGCTCACTTCAACGTCGACGGTCGACTCCAGTGAGGCACGCAGTTGAATAAACTGCTGCAACACCTCAGGAAGAACCAGTAAACGGCCATTCTCCGCCATAACTCGAATGAAGTTCTGTGCGGGTTCATCGAGCTGATCACCACAGACTGCAATAAACGTCTTAGACATTGTTTCTGGCGCTACAGCACCGGAAAGCAATTCAGCGATTTGTTCATTGCGAGTCACTTGGGCAGTAAACGCCAGCATATCTTGCCAACGCTCAACCGCCTGGTGCTCAACAGCAAAGTCAAAAGCTGCTTTGGCGTAGGGGCGAGCTACAGTTACAAATTCAGACATCAGCCCCTCCCTCCTTACAGTTCAGCGACCAGTTTATCAACGATGTCGCTGTTAGCAGCTTCATCCACGGAACGTTCGATGATCTTCTCGGCGCCAGCTATAGCCAACATCGCGACTTGCTTACGCAACTCTTCACGAGCACGCTTACGTTCGGCGTCGATCTCTGCCTGCGCTTGCGCCACGATTTTGTTACGTTCCTGTTCAGCTTCTGCTTTAGCTTCATCAAGGATCTGAGCTTTGCGTTTACTTGCCTGCTCAATAATCACCTGTGCTTCTGCTTTGGCCTTCTTCAGTTGGTCGGTCGCATTGGCTTGCGCTAAGTCCAAATCTTTTTTGGCACGTTCTGCAGAAGAGAGACCGTCAGCAATTTCTTTTTGACGCTTCTCGATAGCAGCCATAATCGGCGGCCATATATACTTCATACAAAACAGGACAAACAGGACAAACGCGATGGCCTGGCCGAGGATTGTTGCGTTAAGATTCACAGCACAATGCCTCTTTAAAAGTTAATAGTTTGGTGTAGTTCACAGTAGAGAAAACTCTACTTACGCGACAGCAAACATCACGTACAGACCCAGACCAACAGCGATCATAGGGATGGCGTCAACCAGGCCCATGACGATAAAGAACTGTGTACGCAGCAGAGGAATCAGGTCAGGCTGACGCGCAGCGCCTTCCAAAAATTTACCACCCAGGATGCCGATACCGATCGCAGCACCGATTGCCGCTAAACCCATCATTATAGCGGCAGCCATGTACAGCAGATCCATATTCAGGTTTTCCATGACAGTCTCCAGTTTATTTCAGTTAAAACGCAGTAGTGTTATAAGAAAATCAGTGCTCTTCGGACGCCATCGACAGATAGACAATCGTCAGAACCATGAAGATAAAGGCTTGTAACGTAATGATCAGTATGTGGAAAATAGCCCAAGGTAAACTGAGCATCCACTGTGACCACCACGGCAACAGGCCAGCAATCAGGATGAAGATCAACTCACCCGCATACATGTTGCCGAACAGTCGCAGACCGAGTGAAACCGGTTTGGACAGCAGGCTGACACCTTCCAGAATTAAGTTAACTGGAATGAATATCGGGTGATTGAACGGCTGCATCGTTAATTCTTTTACGAAGCCGCCTACACCTTTCATTTTAATGCTATAGAACAGGATCAGGATGAATACACCCAATGCCATGGACAAGGTAATACTCACATCAGCCGTAGGTACCACACGCAGTGCTGGTAACCCAAAGACACGTTCACCGATGAGAGGCAGTAAATCGATTGGTAGTAAATCCATCATGTTCATCAATAAAACCCAAACAAACACGGTCAGGGCTAATGGTGCGATGACTTTACTTTTGCCGTGGTACATATCCCGAACGCTGTTATCGACAAACCCGATAATGAGCTCAACTGCTGTCTGCAATTTACCCGGCACGCCACTGGTGGCACCTGCCGCAACTTTGCGGAAAATAAACAGAAAAGCTAACCCCAGCACGACAGAGAAGAACAAAGAGTCAATGTTCAACGTCCAGAACGTCGCAGGGCCAGGTGATTGGGGATTGACCAACTCAAAGGTACGCAGGTCCAACTGAAGGTTATTCAGATGGTGTCCTATGTAGTCCCTTGGAGTAGAGATTTCTCCTGATGCAGACATGATGCCTCTTACCCTTTTGTAGTTAAATGCGATAACCGCTAAATACGATAACTGTTAAGTACGGTTGCCACTTATCACGGCCGGTGCCAATATCTGCACAATTAGCACCGCTAAATAGGTTAAGCCTAGTGGTGCAAATGCTGCTTTAAGCAACCCTAACGCCACAATCAGCAAAATTATCGTCACGATAACTTTTAACCCTTCACCAATGGCGAACGACCATGCAACACGACCCGGAGCAGCTGTTTTCGCCTGATGACGACTGGCAAACAACATAAATACGGCATTGGGTAACCATGCTGCCAGCCCACCTGCCAGAGCCGAAGCACTCCATTCCAGGCTTTTAAAACCAAAAACAGCACTGAGAACAACAAAAGTCATTAACTGCAACAACAGCAACTTTCGTGCAATTTTCCCACTGTAAAGGGATACAGACATGACGTTTGTTCTCTCCGAACCACACTAAAGGTATGCTGAGTGAGGTATAAAACTGCCTTTTACCCCATTGAGTCAAGCAGCAAAAAACGAGCAAATTATACGGGCCACTCAAACGAATTCAATCGATAAGTAGCGAAAAGGTGAACAATTATTTAAATTTTCTTCTTTCGAGCTATTTTCACAAGAAAAGCCTCGGAATAAAGCACGTATTTAATTGTCTGACGATTCCAACTATTATCAATAAAGCGTGGAACTGATCACATAACTAAAAACAAACTAATTTATATCCTATAAGACTTCTCTTTGTCTTTAACGAAAAGAGCCATTAAAAACTTTTATAAATCATAATGTTAAATTTAAACCATTATCAAACAACTTATCTACTTAGTAAAAACTTACCGTTGACATTTCCGATAATAATCCGGCAACACTTCAGATACATAAAAAGTGCAATGTCTCCGATAAAATAATGACCAAGGTGATTATTTCGCCGCATTAAATATAGTGATGTCAATTCTTACCGCTGATTTTGTAAACAATACGTGAAATATAATCTTCCCGTAAGAGAACCTGCGAATAAATACTCACCAATATTAAAACGACTAAATAAGATAAATTCCCCTGCTTCAA comes from Yersinia canariae and encodes:
- the atpI gene encoding F0F1 ATP synthase subunit I is translated as MSVSLYSGKIARKLLLLQLMTFVVLSAVFGFKSLEWSASALAGGLAAWLPNAVFMLFASRHQAKTAAPGRVAWSFAIGEGLKVIVTIILLIVALGLLKAAFAPLGLTYLAVLIVQILAPAVISGNRT
- the atpH gene encoding F0F1 ATP synthase subunit delta, with the protein product MSEFVTVARPYAKAAFDFAVEHQAVERWQDMLAFTAQVTRNEQIAELLSGAVAPETMSKTFIAVCGDQLDEPAQNFIRVMAENGRLLVLPEVLQQFIQLRASLESTVDVEVSSASPLNDEQLAKIAAAMEKRLSRKVKLNCKIDKSVMAGVVIRAGDMVIDGSVRGRLERLADVLQS
- the atpF gene encoding F0F1 ATP synthase subunit B; protein product: MNLNATILGQAIAFVLFVLFCMKYIWPPIMAAIEKRQKEIADGLSSAERAKKDLDLAQANATDQLKKAKAEAQVIIEQASKRKAQILDEAKAEAEQERNKIVAQAQAEIDAERKRAREELRKQVAMLAIAGAEKIIERSVDEAANSDIVDKLVAEL
- the atpA gene encoding F0F1 ATP synthase subunit alpha, with protein sequence MQLNSTEISELIKQRIAQFNVVSEAHNEGTIVSVSDGIIRVHGLADVMQGEMIALPGNRYAIALNLERDSVGAVVMGPYADLAEGMKVKCTGRILEVPVGRGLLGRVVNTLGEPIDGKGPVENDGFSAVEAIAPGVIERQSVDEPVQTGYKSVDAMIPIGRGQRELIIGDRQTGKTALAIDAIINQRDSGIKCVYVAIGQKASTVANVVRKLEEHGALANTIVVVATASESAALQYLAPYSGCAMGEYFRDRGEDALIIYDDLSKQAVAYRQISLLLRRPPGREAYPGDVFYLHSRLLERAARVNADYVEAFTKGEVKGKTGSLTALPIIETQAGDVSAFVPTNVISITDGQIFLESSLFNAGIRPAVNPGISVSRVGGAAQTKIMKKLSGGIRTALAQYRELAAFSQFASDLDDATRKQLSHGQKVTELLKQKQYAPMSVAQQSLVLFAAERGYLGDIELAKVGSFEAALLAFADREHAELLQQINQTGAYNDEIEAKLKGILDTFKATQSW
- the atpB gene encoding F0F1 ATP synthase subunit A — its product is MSASGEISTPRDYIGHHLNNLQLDLRTFELVNPQSPGPATFWTLNIDSLFFSVVLGLAFLFIFRKVAAGATSGVPGKLQTAVELIIGFVDNSVRDMYHGKSKVIAPLALTVFVWVLLMNMMDLLPIDLLPLIGERVFGLPALRVVPTADVSITLSMALGVFILILFYSIKMKGVGGFVKELTMQPFNHPIFIPVNLILEGVSLLSKPVSLGLRLFGNMYAGELIFILIAGLLPWWSQWMLSLPWAIFHILIITLQAFIFMVLTIVYLSMASEEH
- the atpE gene encoding F0F1 ATP synthase subunit C codes for the protein MENLNMDLLYMAAAIMMGLAAIGAAIGIGILGGKFLEGAARQPDLIPLLRTQFFIVMGLVDAIPMIAVGLGLYVMFAVA